One genomic segment of Pseudomonas chlororaphis subsp. aurantiaca includes these proteins:
- a CDS encoding NYN domain-containing protein — MAIKSTHSNQQKHLAVLIDADNAQASIVEALFEEIAKYGIASVKRMYGDWTGPQLGGWKKLMLEHSIQPIQQFSYTKGKNSTDSSLIIDAMDLLYTRRFDGFCLVSSDSDFTRLAGRLREEGMTVYGFGEEKTPKPFVVACDKFIYTEILRAQDVTESAAQGDKAQATPDAVEEPGKQPASSVSSRPAKVPVEFIAKILDDIAEEDGWAPLAMLGTTISKVRPAFDSRLYGHTKLSGLIRSQSKWFDLDSRGGSPTGGAVLYVRNKNRAPDQQAR, encoded by the coding sequence ATGGCCATCAAATCCACGCATTCCAACCAGCAAAAACACCTCGCCGTGCTTATCGACGCCGACAACGCCCAGGCGTCGATTGTCGAGGCGCTGTTCGAGGAAATCGCCAAGTACGGCATCGCCAGTGTGAAACGCATGTACGGCGACTGGACCGGGCCGCAGTTGGGTGGCTGGAAGAAGCTGATGCTGGAGCATTCGATCCAGCCCATCCAGCAGTTCTCCTACACCAAGGGCAAGAACTCCACTGACAGTTCGTTGATCATTGACGCCATGGACCTGCTTTATACCCGGCGTTTCGATGGTTTCTGCCTGGTATCCAGCGACAGCGATTTCACGCGCCTGGCCGGGCGCCTGCGCGAGGAAGGCATGACGGTATACGGCTTCGGCGAAGAGAAAACGCCCAAGCCCTTTGTCGTGGCCTGCGACAAGTTTATCTACACCGAAATTCTCCGGGCCCAGGACGTCACTGAGTCCGCCGCCCAGGGCGACAAGGCCCAGGCTACCCCCGATGCCGTTGAGGAGCCGGGTAAACAACCAGCTTCCTCAGTCTCCAGCCGACCGGCAAAAGTACCAGTGGAGTTCATCGCCAAGATTCTCGATGACATCGCCGAAGAGGACGGCTGGGCGCCCTTGGCCATGTTGGGCACCACCATCAGCAAGGTGCGTCCCGCATTCGACTCCCGGCTGTACGGGCACACCAAACTCAGCGGCCTGATCCGAAGCCAGAGCAAATGGTTTGACCTGGACTCCCGTGGCGGCTCGCCCACCGGTGGGGCGGTGTTGTACGTGCGCAACAAGAATAGAGCCCCCGACCAGCAGGCGCGCTGA
- a CDS encoding alkaline phosphatase D family protein has protein sequence MQSAPPATLPPPPVLAGPLLRRLEPTRLVLWLVGSRALELTLRLQAGSDAESRDYPLTAEQCQVIPVGQHAFIHLIDLPLDSALPCDVPIDYDVLIAQANGSSSGIAEWAPHLLYGQKQQPDFVLHSRIQQLVHGSCRKPHHSADEGLLCVDRLLAETPDPQQRPALLLMTGDQVYADDVAGPMLRAIHALIERLGLFGEHLEGAVVSDSAALYRHRASYYQRAELLPALKSNETLRERFFGGVKKPIFTSSSADNHLVTFAEVMAMYLLVWSPVPWSLIDPRPPQLATKEQQRYQREQRRIEAFAKGLGGVARVFAHLPSLMIFDDHDITDDWNLSAQWEETAYGHPFSKRIIGNALIAYMLCQGWGNNPDAFATPLQHTRALSAEAQGDALYLDSTIQDTLIDELLRFQQWQYTLPTTPALVVLDTRTRRWRSEFNLSQPSGLLDWEALSELQHELLDHPSAIIVSPAPVFGVKLIETVQKVFSWCGHPLLVDAENWMAHRGAAQVILNIFRHSRTPGNYVILSGDVHYSFVYEVLIRHRKGGPKIWQITSSGIKNEFPPTLLEWFDRLNRWLYSPRSPLNWFTRRRLMRVVPYSPEHREAGERLWNSAGIGQVFFNDQGQPREIYQHNANGAPKTRMLAPDED, from the coding sequence ATGCAATCAGCGCCTCCAGCGACACTCCCCCCTCCCCCTGTGCTGGCCGGCCCTCTGCTGCGCCGCCTGGAACCCACGCGACTGGTGTTGTGGCTGGTGGGCTCTCGGGCGCTGGAGCTGACGTTGCGCTTGCAGGCTGGCAGCGACGCGGAAAGCCGCGACTACCCGCTCACCGCCGAGCAGTGCCAGGTGATCCCGGTAGGCCAACACGCCTTTATCCACCTGATCGACCTGCCGCTGGACAGCGCCCTGCCCTGCGATGTGCCCATCGACTACGACGTACTGATCGCCCAGGCGAATGGCTCAAGTTCGGGTATCGCCGAGTGGGCGCCGCATTTGCTCTATGGGCAAAAGCAGCAGCCGGATTTCGTCCTGCACAGCCGCATCCAGCAGTTGGTCCACGGCTCCTGCCGCAAGCCCCATCATTCGGCGGACGAGGGTTTGCTCTGCGTCGATCGCCTGTTGGCGGAAACACCTGATCCACAGCAACGCCCTGCCCTATTGCTGATGACCGGCGACCAGGTCTATGCCGACGACGTGGCCGGGCCGATGTTGCGGGCGATTCATGCATTGATCGAGCGCCTGGGCTTGTTCGGCGAGCATCTGGAAGGCGCGGTGGTCAGCGACAGTGCCGCGCTTTACCGACATCGCGCCAGCTATTACCAACGCGCCGAATTGCTGCCGGCGCTGAAAAGCAACGAAACCCTGCGCGAACGTTTTTTCGGCGGGGTGAAAAAACCGATCTTCACCAGCAGCAGCGCCGACAACCACCTGGTGACCTTCGCCGAGGTCATGGCCATGTACCTGCTGGTCTGGTCGCCGGTGCCCTGGAGTTTGATCGACCCACGCCCGCCGCAGCTCGCAACCAAGGAGCAACAGCGCTACCAGCGCGAGCAACGGCGGATCGAGGCTTTCGCCAAGGGCCTGGGTGGCGTGGCGCGGGTATTCGCCCACCTGCCGAGCCTGATGATCTTCGACGACCACGACATCACCGACGACTGGAACCTCAGCGCCCAGTGGGAAGAAACCGCCTACGGCCACCCGTTTTCCAAACGCATCATTGGCAATGCGCTGATCGCCTACATGCTGTGCCAGGGCTGGGGCAACAACCCGGATGCCTTCGCCACGCCGCTGCAACACACTCGCGCCCTGAGCGCCGAGGCCCAGGGCGATGCGCTCTACCTCGACAGCACCATCCAGGACACCTTGATCGACGAACTGCTGCGCTTCCAGCAATGGCAATACACGCTGCCCACCACCCCGGCGCTGGTGGTGCTGGACACCCGCACCCGGCGCTGGCGCAGCGAGTTCAACCTGTCGCAGCCCTCGGGCCTGCTCGACTGGGAAGCCCTGAGCGAGTTGCAACATGAACTGCTGGATCACCCGTCGGCGATCATCGTGTCACCGGCACCGGTGTTCGGCGTCAAGCTGATCGAGACGGTGCAGAAGGTCTTCAGCTGGTGCGGTCACCCGCTGCTGGTGGACGCGGAAAACTGGATGGCCCACCGCGGCGCGGCCCAGGTGATCCTGAATATCTTCCGCCACTCGCGCACCCCGGGTAACTACGTGATCCTCTCCGGCGACGTGCATTATTCCTTCGTCTACGAAGTGCTGATCCGCCACCGCAAGGGCGGCCCGAAGATCTGGCAGATCACCAGCAGCGGCATCAAGAACGAGTTCCCGCCCACCCTGCTGGAATGGTTCGACCGCCTCAACCGCTGGCTGTATTCGCCGCGCTCACCCTTGAACTGGTTCACCCGCCGCCGGCTGATGCGAGTGGTGCCCTACAGCCCCGAACATCGCGAGGCCGGCGAGCGACTGTGGAACTCGGCGGGCATTGGC